One window from the genome of Sulfodiicoccus acidiphilus encodes:
- a CDS encoding class I fructose-bisphosphate aldolase, whose amino-acid sequence MSGVEIRTSRLFSRGRAFIVALDHGLVMGPLRGIERAAEVVSKVSKGPDALQMTPALAQLVKENFASRGGPLFIARLDTTNVWREVGGRSTGYYSMSYTVKEAVRAGADAVICYLLVGLGNGNTEALNLEKVSEARREANDYGVPFIVEPLAVKEGEYESLREPTVLKYLGRFGSELGADVLKLDFGGDSKQFREVVDASFSPIVIRGGPKTKTDLEFLQMLADALAAGAKGVTVGRNIWQSSDPVVFTEIVSKVVHEGADPRNLVNS is encoded by the coding sequence ATGTCAGGTGTAGAAATAAGGACCTCCCGTCTATTCTCTAGAGGGAGAGCATTCATAGTGGCCTTAGATCACGGCCTAGTCATGGGACCCCTGAGGGGAATAGAACGGGCCGCGGAAGTTGTGTCCAAGGTCTCGAAGGGTCCAGATGCCCTTCAAATGACCCCAGCCCTGGCTCAACTAGTTAAGGAGAACTTCGCGTCCAGGGGCGGCCCACTCTTTATCGCTAGGCTAGATACGACCAATGTTTGGAGGGAGGTAGGGGGCAGGTCCACAGGGTACTACTCCATGTCTTACACCGTAAAGGAGGCTGTGAGGGCCGGGGCCGACGCAGTCATATGCTACCTTCTCGTTGGATTGGGAAACGGTAACACGGAGGCCCTTAATTTGGAGAAAGTCTCGGAGGCGAGGAGGGAGGCGAACGACTACGGAGTTCCGTTCATTGTGGAGCCCCTTGCCGTTAAGGAAGGAGAATACGAATCGTTAAGGGAGCCAACAGTGCTCAAGTACCTCGGACGTTTCGGCTCTGAGCTAGGAGCTGACGTATTGAAGCTTGACTTCGGGGGAGACTCGAAACAGTTTAGAGAAGTCGTCGACGCCTCCTTCTCTCCCATAGTAATAAGGGGAGGGCCTAAAACGAAGACCGATCTCGAGTTCCTCCAAATGCTCGCCGACGCTCTCGCTGCAGGGGCTAAGGGCGTCACGGTGGGCAGAAACATCTGGCAGTCCAGTGACCCAGTTGTCTTCACGGAAATAGTTAGTAAGGTCGTTCACGAAGGTGCAGATCCGAGGAACCTCGTAAACTCTTGA
- a CDS encoding MBL fold metallo-hydrolase, translating into MKAGPPEFPEFHSLYLLCYEKAMMIDPGPSNSVADLGFLDRLDYVFLTHLHIDHIGLLKEVVERFPNVVVLVPEGEGGKITSPEKVNKEAENMMGELVTVFGKVEPIKTTIREVGDGEEIDLGDRKGKVSYTPGHSNAHISFILDDILFAGDSLGGRINGRSFKIAWSDRRKFMEVVERTKSMRPKLIGISHSGLVGYNHLNEVDESMSGAEVEELSVDGGTRDQILRLYLSSGNRARAVP; encoded by the coding sequence GTGAAAGCTGGTCCGCCCGAGTTCCCTGAGTTCCACTCACTTTACCTTCTGTGCTATGAGAAGGCTATGATGATCGACCCTGGGCCCTCGAACTCTGTAGCGGACCTAGGCTTCCTAGATAGGTTGGACTACGTGTTTCTCACTCACCTTCACATAGACCACATAGGCCTCCTGAAGGAAGTGGTGGAAAGGTTTCCCAATGTCGTTGTGTTGGTACCTGAAGGAGAGGGTGGAAAGATCACCTCGCCTGAGAAAGTAAACAAGGAGGCGGAAAATATGATGGGAGAACTGGTTACTGTTTTCGGAAAAGTTGAACCGATCAAGACCACGATCAGGGAAGTCGGTGATGGCGAGGAAATCGATTTAGGAGATAGAAAGGGAAAGGTGAGTTATACACCTGGACATTCTAATGCACACATCTCGTTTATACTGGACGACATTCTCTTTGCTGGAGACTCCTTGGGAGGGAGAATAAACGGGAGGTCATTTAAGATAGCTTGGAGTGACAGGCGGAAGTTTATGGAGGTGGTAGAAAGGACCAAATCCATGAGGCCAAAACTCATAGGTATATCCCACTCTGGTTTGGTGGGGTACAACCACCTCAACGAGGTGGACGAGTCGATGAGTGGGGCGGAGGTCGAAGAGCTGTCTGTAGATGGGGGCACTAGGGACCAAATCCTCAGGCTCTACCTCTCCTCAGGAAATAGAGCCAGAGCTGTGCCCTAG
- a CDS encoding class II fumarate hydratase, whose product MSYVEAAKKLFMNTGTRFPRRLIWAMGAVKYAAADFNTSIGLLDSKLGMAIMDAANEVMQGKHDEEVVLDVFQTGSGTGLNMNINEVIAARASQLAGVKVHPNDHVNMGQSSNDTVPTAIRVAAYAEVRESLLPALDQAIGSLRSLAERTSSIVKSGRTHLRDALPVTMGQEFGAYEDALSHQRRALESSLEYVAELPIGGTAVGTGLNTPPNFGDEVVSRLAKLTGYPLKKGNSFRAMRLLTDMVNLSAVMRGISLDLYRIGQDVRLMFSGPYTGLNEIDIPSQEEVAGSSIMPGKTNPVTVESTLLVCAQVIGLDHANQFVGMLGEFELSMGVPLMGYNVVSQASLLSEALRKFSSLVLDKIVPNREKALRYAESSASLITVVSPLIGYDRASALGKRIAKGMSIREALRDMGMSEQEINKVLDVSRLTKGGLPTKE is encoded by the coding sequence ATGTCGTACGTTGAGGCAGCCAAGAAACTCTTCATGAACACGGGAACTAGGTTCCCTAGAAGACTCATATGGGCTATGGGGGCAGTCAAGTACGCTGCCGCAGACTTCAACACGTCCATAGGACTGCTGGACTCCAAGCTAGGAATGGCAATAATGGATGCAGCTAATGAAGTGATGCAAGGTAAGCATGACGAAGAAGTGGTTCTAGACGTATTCCAGACTGGATCGGGAACTGGCCTTAACATGAACATCAACGAGGTAATTGCCGCAAGGGCCAGTCAGTTAGCTGGAGTCAAGGTTCACCCCAACGACCACGTCAATATGGGGCAGTCGTCCAACGATACAGTACCCACTGCCATAAGGGTTGCCGCTTACGCTGAAGTGAGGGAATCCCTACTTCCAGCCTTAGATCAGGCAATAGGCTCCCTTAGGTCGCTGGCTGAGAGGACTTCCAGTATAGTGAAGTCGGGGAGGACGCACCTCAGAGACGCTCTTCCTGTCACTATGGGCCAAGAGTTCGGAGCGTACGAGGACGCTCTATCCCATCAAAGGAGAGCCTTGGAGAGCTCACTGGAGTATGTGGCAGAGCTCCCGATTGGGGGAACCGCAGTTGGCACCGGCCTCAATACTCCCCCGAACTTCGGAGACGAAGTAGTGTCCAGACTTGCCAAACTCACTGGGTACCCCCTTAAGAAAGGGAACAGTTTCAGGGCAATGAGACTACTTACTGACATGGTTAACCTGAGTGCCGTCATGAGGGGGATCTCCTTGGACTTGTACAGAATAGGTCAGGACGTAAGGCTAATGTTCTCAGGTCCATACACTGGCCTGAACGAAATAGACATACCAAGCCAAGAGGAGGTGGCGGGCAGTAGTATAATGCCTGGCAAGACCAATCCAGTAACGGTCGAGTCCACCTTACTGGTGTGCGCTCAGGTGATTGGTCTGGATCACGCTAACCAGTTCGTAGGGATGCTGGGGGAGTTCGAACTGAGCATGGGAGTGCCACTAATGGGTTACAACGTAGTTAGTCAGGCCTCGCTCCTCTCGGAGGCGCTAAGGAAGTTTAGCTCCCTGGTGCTTGACAAGATCGTACCTAATCGAGAGAAAGCTCTCAGGTACGCCGAGTCCTCAGCCTCTCTAATAACAGTGGTTTCCCCACTCATCGGTTACGATAGGGCATCCGCCTTAGGCAAGAGAATAGCGAAAGGAATGTCGATTAGAGAGGCCTTAAGGGACATGGGCATGAGTGAACAGGAGATCAACAAGGTACTCGATGTATCTCGGTTGACCAAAGGTGGCCTTCCCACAAAGGAGTGA
- a CDS encoding NUDIX domain-containing protein, whose protein sequence is MSRPIEDDVISEAAVVLLFTDHSFLIIKRRAWKGDPWSGQMALPGGHRKEGETAMEAAVREAEEEVGIRPTIIGSLGIFSPHSKQIRVRVFLSYAEKELPFRTGDEVEWAAWVNESQLTPGQDCFYYNGERIWG, encoded by the coding sequence TTGAGTAGGCCGATCGAAGACGATGTGATAAGTGAGGCCGCAGTAGTACTGCTTTTTACGGATCACAGCTTCTTAATAATTAAGAGAAGGGCGTGGAAGGGCGATCCTTGGTCCGGTCAGATGGCCCTCCCTGGTGGACACAGGAAGGAGGGTGAGACTGCTATGGAGGCCGCAGTGAGGGAAGCAGAAGAAGAAGTAGGCATAAGACCGACGATAATAGGTTCCTTGGGGATATTTTCTCCTCACTCAAAACAAATTAGGGTGAGGGTGTTCCTTTCCTATGCTGAGAAGGAGCTTCCTTTCAGGACTGGTGATGAGGTGGAGTGGGCAGCTTGGGTGAATGAGTCTCAACTTACTCCAGGACAAGATTGTTTCTACTATAACGGGGAAAGAATATGGGGATGA
- a CDS encoding peroxiredoxin: MVKVGDKAPDVQLVTTDFKTIKLSDFRGKVIVLAFYPGAFTSVCTKEMCTFRDNMAKFNEVDAVVIGVSTDTPPSNKKFKEENKLNYVVASDTTREAISKFGIVNENFLNLPGWTVAKRSVFVIDKDGVIRYAWVSDNPGVEPNYTEVEKVVKSLK; encoded by the coding sequence ATGGTTAAAGTAGGAGATAAGGCACCAGACGTTCAGCTAGTCACGACAGACTTCAAGACAATCAAGCTAAGCGATTTCAGGGGAAAGGTGATCGTATTGGCATTCTACCCTGGCGCATTCACTTCTGTTTGTACTAAGGAGATGTGTACATTCAGGGACAATATGGCCAAGTTCAACGAGGTCGACGCGGTGGTCATAGGGGTAAGCACAGATACACCACCTTCTAACAAAAAGTTTAAGGAGGAGAACAAATTGAACTACGTGGTGGCAAGTGACACTACTAGGGAGGCCATATCTAAGTTCGGTATCGTAAACGAGAACTTCCTTAACTTACCTGGATGGACAGTCGCTAAGAGGTCAGTTTTCGTGATTGACAAGGATGGTGTAATTAGATATGCTTGGGTGTCGGACAATCCTGGTGTAGAACCCAACTACACTGAAGTGGAGAAGGTGGTGAAGTCACTCAAGTAA
- a CDS encoding DMT family transporter codes for MRVLRYLVPYVLISTFQYYFAKDALNYAAPFPFMAMRYLISAAIMYGIARKLIWNREVLILSLLTVTSSSLWAYGLIYVTPAQSAVLSYSMPLFSLPIAYLVIKEKPERIETMGLVVGLVGVLIYGIPLAHGFTLIGSVLTIVNAVFWAAFTVYYRKLMDYDPISLNASQFVVGSIPLVGLSLITPHVQFTGKFLGDLLFTSVLGGAVGFFLWNSMVRTEKVAKVTIMSFSVPIFATVAQVVEALAIPSVYTVTGIGTMFVGIVVSRLKGGIAKVRGEERRAKAR; via the coding sequence ATGAGAGTCCTGCGCTACCTTGTTCCCTACGTTCTGATAAGTACGTTTCAGTACTACTTCGCTAAAGATGCGCTGAACTACGCTGCGCCTTTTCCCTTTATGGCTATGAGGTACTTGATCTCGGCCGCTATAATGTATGGAATAGCAAGGAAATTAATATGGAACAGGGAAGTCTTAATCCTCTCTCTCCTTACAGTGACTAGCTCAAGCCTATGGGCCTACGGTCTGATTTACGTGACGCCTGCTCAGTCAGCTGTATTGAGCTATTCCATGCCCTTATTCTCGCTGCCCATAGCGTACTTGGTAATAAAAGAGAAACCAGAAAGGATAGAAACGATGGGCCTCGTTGTGGGCCTTGTTGGAGTTCTGATATACGGAATCCCCCTAGCTCACGGGTTCACTCTGATAGGTAGCGTATTGACTATAGTAAACGCAGTGTTCTGGGCCGCTTTCACTGTGTATTATAGAAAGTTAATGGACTACGATCCCATTTCTCTTAACGCATCTCAGTTCGTGGTGGGCTCTATACCCCTAGTGGGTCTCTCCCTCATCACTCCACATGTCCAATTCACTGGAAAGTTCCTAGGTGACCTTTTGTTTACGTCGGTGTTAGGAGGGGCCGTCGGATTCTTCCTGTGGAATTCGATGGTGAGAACTGAGAAAGTCGCAAAGGTCACCATCATGAGCTTCTCGGTGCCCATATTTGCCACTGTGGCCCAAGTTGTAGAGGCGCTAGCGATTCCGTCGGTCTATACGGTGACAGGAATAGGGACGATGTTCGTCGGAATTGTAGTATCCAGGTTAAAAGGTGGTATAGCGAAGGTCAGGGGAGAGGAGAGGAGAGCCAAAGCGAGGTGA